One segment of Panicum virgatum strain AP13 chromosome 3K, P.virgatum_v5, whole genome shotgun sequence DNA contains the following:
- the LOC120699302 gene encoding protein FAR1-RELATED SEQUENCE 5-like → MKSAIAIELPTTRHRWCKWHVLKKAKESLGGIYSKNSIFKKQLHELVDEIVSIPEFETRWAQLVEEHGLGENEFLARAYQNRDMWAKPFFTETFCTGMTRTQRSESANHLLKTYIPRSAPMHLFVSQYNRMIADRDADEGKEEHATKQAHRSLRVGVPLELHAAQVYTRAMYQRFSNELFKSGKFSCADEPEAGNYRVILLDYGPYMDHGLVEYRVGSNPFATDFFCQCKRFEHCGIPCCHILKVLTHHGFTEIPAGLLLKRWTREAKSVGDPKLAAVIAAQQVTDLDVAGHYFFDRDQ, encoded by the exons ATGAAATCTGCAATTGCAATTGAACTCCCGACCACTCGGCACAGGTGGTGCAAATGGCACGTTCTGAAAAAGGCTAAGGAGTCCCTAGGAGGCATATACAGTAAGAACTCTATTTTTAAGAAGCAGCTGCATGAGCTTGTAGATGAGATTGTTTCTATCCCAGAGTTTGAGACTCGTTGGGCACAGTTGGTAGAGGAACATGGTCTTGGGGAAAATGAGTTTCTTGCTCGAGCTTACCAGAACAGAGATATGTGGGCTAAACCATTTTTCACTGAAACTTTCTGCACTGGGATGACTAGAACTCAACGCAGTGAGAGCGCTAATCATCTTTTGAAGACTTATATCCCTAGGTCGGCTCCCATGCATCTTTTTGTTTCCCAGTATAACAGAATGATAGCTGATCGTGATGCCGATGAAggaaaggaagaacatgctactaAACAG GCTCACCGATCTCTGCGCGTTGGGGTGCCTCTGGAGTTACATGCTGCTCAAGTTTACACCAGAGCTATGTACCAGAGGTTTTCCAATGAATTGTTTAAATCCGGTAAATTTTCCTGCGCTGACGAACCTGAAGCTGGGAACTACAGAGTTATCCTTCTCGATTATGGCCCTTATATGGACCACGGTCTAGTTGAGTACCGTGTCGGTTCGAACCCATTTGCAACAGATTTCTTTTGCCAATGCAAACGTTTCGAGCATTGCGGGATCCCCTGTTGTCACATTCTGAAG GTTCTGACCCATCATGGTTTCACTGAGATTCCTGCTGGTCTTTTGTTGAAGCGATGGACGAGGGAAGCAAAGTCGGTTGGTGATCCTAAGCTTGCTGCTGTCATTGCGGCGCAGCAGGTTACTGATCTCGATGTCGCTG GCCATTACTTCTTTGACAGGGATCAGTGA